Genomic segment of bacterium:
CGGCAATCGCCACCGCAACCGCCGAGCCCGGCGTGTCGAAGGTCCCCATCAGCTGCGGCGCGAGCGGGTTTCCGATGTCGACGACCTGCAGCCCTGCCGCGCCGGCGGCGAGGCAGGTGCGCGTCCCGGCTGCGGCCACACCCGTGCAATCGCCGGGCAGGGCGAGCGCCGCCGCGCTCGGCGCGCCGGCCGGATTGGCGAGGTCGATGATCTCGAGCCCGCTCGTGCCCGCGGCGACGTAGGCGCGCTCCGGTCCCACAGCCACCGCGAAGGCGAAGCCGGCCGTCGGCAGGCTGCCGAGCAGCTCCGGCCGCTGCGGGTTGCTGATGTCCACGGTCTGCAGCCCGTAGGGCGCACTTGCGATCGCGGCCAGACGTCCTGCGATCGCGACACCGCAGGCGTAGCCCGGTAGCGGTAGGCTGCCGGTGAGCTGCGGACTCGCCGGCTCGGCGATGTCAACCACCGCGAGCGCGGTGTCGCCGCAGGCGAGATAGGCGAAGTCGTCCTGGAGGGCGATCGCGCGCGGCTGTCCGGGCAGCGGCAGCCAGGCGATCTGCTGTGGACTCGCAGGCGCGCTGAGGTCGACGACCGCGAGCCCGCCGTTCGCGATCGCGAGGTAGGCGCGGTCCGCGCGCATCGCCACCGCCGCAGCATAGCCGAGGCCGCCCAGCGTGCTCAGGTGCTGCGGCGCCGAGGGATCGGCGATGCTGGCGACCACGAGGCCGCCATAGCGATCGGCGATGCCAGCGAGCGTGTCCGCCACCGCGACGCCGATGGCCAGCTCATCCGTTTCCAGACTGCCGACGGCGTGGGGGGTGCCAGGATCGGCGAACTCGAAGATGCGCAGGCCGTGGCTGCCATCGGCGACGAAGGCGTATTCACCCGCCACCGTCACGCGGAAGGCCCAGCCCGGCGTGTTGAAGAGGCCGAGCAGGCGCGGCTGGCTCGGCGCGCTCACCTCGTAGAGGTAGACGCCCGAGCTGCCATCGGCGACCAGGGCGACCTCCCCGGCCAGGGCCACGCCCTCGGCGACGGCCGGCGTGCTCGCCGTGCCCAGCCAGCGCAGGTAGCGGCCGTAGTCGAGGCAGTCCGCGGCCCGCGCAGTGCCCGCGAGCGCGAGCAGGACGGCGGCGCTTGCCGCCGTCCACCCGCGCCGGGAGGGCCAAGGCCTCGGGATGTCGCGCATCGTTGCGGGCTCCAGGTCGCGGGCTGCGAGTCGAAAGTCGCCGCCCCGAGCGCCGGGGCGTACTCCATTCTAGCACCCCGCGCCAGCCCGGCGCCATCGAGGCCCTAGGCGCTGCCCGACTGCTGCGCGGCCTCCTGGGCCATCTCGTGGGCAAGGTCGGGACCGAGGAAGCGCTCGGCGGCGCTGTGCCCGGCGTAGATCAGCGGCGTGAGCAGCACGGCCACCGTGAACTTGTAGAGGTACTGCGTCACGGCGATGCTCAGGAACTGCTGGCCGCTCAGCTTGCCGGGCAGGTAGAAGGCGATGCCCAGGATCACGATCGTGTCGACGAGCTGCGAGAAGACGGTGGAGCCCGTCGCGCGCAGCCAGAGCCGGCCCGCGCCCGTGCGCTTGCGGAAGGCGTGGAAGATGAGCACGTCGGTGAGCTGGCTGAGCGCGAAGGCGGCGAGCGAGCCGACGATGATCCACAGCGACTGGCCGAAGACCTGCTTGAAGGCCGCGCCCGAGACGGGCGAGAAGTCCGTGGCGGGTATCGCCAGCGCCGCGAAGAGCACGAGGAAGGCGTAGGCGATCATGCCGACGCCGAGGAAGGTGAGCTGCCGCACGCCGCGCTTGCCGTAGTACTCGTTCACGAGGTCCGTGGTCAGGAAGACGATCGGCCAGGGGATGACGCCCACGGACATCAGGAAGGGGCCGATCTCGAGCAGGCCCAGCTTGACCGTGAAGTCCGGTGGGAACAGGTAGAAGAGCTTGCCCCCGATCAGCTCGCCGAGGATCGCATTGGTGAGGAAGAAGCCGCCGAGGATGAGGAAGAGCGTGTCGCGGCGGGTTCTCATGGCCATGGCGCGGCGCTCCCGGCTGGGGGGTGAGCGGCTACGCTAGGCCGCGGGGCCGGGCGCTGTCAAGGCGCGGCCCGGTCGCTACTGCCCCGGCGTGAAGACGAAGGGCGCGCGGAAGCTCACCTGCCCGGCCGGCACGGCGCCGAAGTTCCAGGCCTTCACCTGCGCGAGCACGCAGTCCAGCACGGCGGCGCTGCGCAGTCCGTCCTCGAGCACCT
This window contains:
- a CDS encoding T9SS type A sorting domain-containing protein, producing MRDIPRPWPSRRGWTAASAAVLLALAGTARAADCLDYGRYLRWLGTASTPAVAEGVALAGEVALVADGSSGVYLYEVSAPSQPRLLGLFNTPGWAFRVTVAGEYAFVADGSHGLRIFEFADPGTPHAVGSLETDELAIGVAVADTLAGIADRYGGLVVASIADPSAPQHLSTLGGLGYAAAVAMRADRAYLAIANGGLAVVDLSAPASPQQIAWLPLPGQPRAIALQDDFAYLACGDTALAVVDIAEPASPQLTGSLPLPGYACGVAIAGRLAAIASAPYGLQTVDISNPQRPELLGSLPTAGFAFAVAVGPERAYVAAGTSGLEIIDLANPAGAPSAAALALPGDCTGVAAAGTRTCLAAGAAGLQVVDIGNPLAPQLMGTFDTPGSAVAVAIAGDLAVIADYLPGLQLIDIAEMANPRLLASLPTPGHAWDVALAGGYAYVADDFAGLAVADLRDPQQPRLVGGADTPRQARGVAVRGARAYVADGDGGLVIVDAQDPAHPLLMGSVGTPGLASDVAVAGNYAYVADLESGLIVVDVNDAWWPQVVASVNTPGAARGVVVRGTHAFVADDNAGVQVVDISVPARPWLEGCLDTPGYAAAVAVAGEYLFLADGEAGLRVLYPHCADPLAADPLPAAGLALAAFPNPFNPQTSLRFALASPGPVSLAVYDPAGRLVARLAEGRFGAGMHGVAWSGRDTAGRCLSSGVYLARLEAAGAVATQKLVMVR
- a CDS encoding queuosine precursor transporter — its product is MRTRRDTLFLILGGFFLTNAILGELIGGKLFYLFPPDFTVKLGLLEIGPFLMSVGVIPWPIVFLTTDLVNEYYGKRGVRQLTFLGVGMIAYAFLVLFAALAIPATDFSPVSGAAFKQVFGQSLWIIVGSLAAFALSQLTDVLIFHAFRKRTGAGRLWLRATGSTVFSQLVDTIVILGIAFYLPGKLSGQQFLSIAVTQYLYKFTVAVLLTPLIYAGHSAAERFLGPDLAHEMAQEAAQQSGSA